One part of the Phragmites australis chromosome 3, lpPhrAust1.1, whole genome shotgun sequence genome encodes these proteins:
- the LOC133910553 gene encoding uncharacterized protein LOC133910553: MISGGGSGLGKKLKKLVAGRGKSKKIMVESDSEDDRLDSDWMPSQDIGEEIFAGNADHNMEDASDQDFEINHQAYVGYRKSWNSTEYTRAKNVYQYAPDNDTSQPHFHTMIQQDAFYGHFLNKKVFEHKWIDWAYVRSQRSMDVLADIFHELGLYELVSLKCNWNATVIRQFYATVEISHEYEKIEWMTGTKKFEASFRDFANAIRTAYDIVYGTIDVNDEVCFAENVWSTFYEPQGVIPRFILGTVTGLKLYSFPHLLLSRFSLQSTPPRLFLIPQASKQREGKQGPSLPASHLLAQSNDPVFGACLRKPNGLGEDDQRKQMMGSGRDHEPERRPGEEEEEAKETEPGDVAGTEASCDYCGSGAAAVYCHADAARLCLPCDRHVHGANGVCSRHARTPLCADCRATGAVFRRAASAAPTGGLFLCSDCDFGRHRDGGEPPLHDRCAVQAYTGCPPAHELAGLLGVPFFEKRAAADSDGWWNIWEEPQVLSLEDLIVPTTPCHGFQPLLTPSSPKNRSIPSEGKINEEILRQLGELAESDGGVQAAAGHEDAEQAGDQFPSWAPPQYITGHGSFGRENSREVATMPTPGYENSSWNNNDYHALNDACKVEIAYEQAPVSSAEACLSSFVPMSEICPSMSNGSSMEGNHQANPGFGVPMQAFPKRGGFDVVPCPDRDSIISRYKEKRKARRFDKQVRYESRKVRADGRLRIKGRFAKANQT; the protein is encoded by the exons ATGATCAGTGGAGGTGGAAGTGGTCTTGGAAAGAAGCTAAAGAAGCTTGTGGCCGGTAGGGGCAAGAGTAAGAAAATAATGGTGGAATCTGATTCAGAGGATGACCGTCTGGACTCTGATTGGATGCCATCTCAGGACATTGGTGAGGAAATTTTTGCCGGTAATGCTGATCATAATATGGAAGATGCAAGTGATCAGGACTTTGAGATTAATCATCAAGCATATGTTGGATATAGAAAATCTTGGAATTCAACTGAATACACTAGAGCCAAAAACGTTTATCAATATGCTCCAGATAATGATacatctcaacctcattttcACACCATGATCCAACAAGATGCATTCTATGGTCATTTTCTCAATAAGAAAGTTTTTGAACACAAATGGATAGATTGGGCATATGTGAGAAGTCAGCGTAGCATGGATGTTCTAGCTGATATATTTCATGAGCTAGGTTTATATGAGTTAGTGAGCTTGAAATGCAATTGGAATGCCACTGTCATCCGACAGTTCTATGCGACTGTTGAGATTTCTCATGAATATGAGAAAATTGAGTGGATGACAGGTAcaaaaaaatttgaagcttCTTTTAGAGATTTTGCAAATGCCATCAGAACAGCCTATGATATTGTTTATGGCACCATTGATGTTAATGATGAAGTATGTTTCGCTGAAAATGTGTGGAGTACCTTCTATGAGCCACAGGGAGTTATTCCTAGATTCATACTTGGAACAGTAACTGGATTGAAG ctcTATTCCTTTCCGCATTTACTCCTATCACGCTTCTCTCTCCAGTCCACTCCCCCTCGCCTCTTTCTTATCCcccaagcaagcaagcagagGGAAGGGAAGCAGGGCCCGTCTCTCCCTGCGTCTCATCTTCTTGCTCAGTCCAACGATCCAGTGTTTGGTGCTTGTCTTCGCAAGCCCAACGGGTTGGGTGAAGACGACCAGCGGAAGCAGATGATGGGTTCGGGGCGGGATCATGAGCCGGAGCGGAGAccaggggaggaggaggaggaggccaaggaaACAGAGCCCGGCGACGTCGCCGGCACGGAGGCAAGCTGCGACTACTGCGgcagcggcgcggcggcggtctACTGCCACGCCGACGCCGCCAGGCTCTGCCTGCCGTGCGACCGCCACGTGCACGGCGCCAACGGGGTCTGCTCCCGCCACGCCCGCACCCCGCTCTGCGCCGACTGCCGCGCCACCGGGGCCGTCTtccgccgcgccgcctccgccgcgcccACGGGGGGACTGTTCCTCTGCTCCGACTGCGACTTCGGGAGGCACCGGGACGGCGGGGAGCCGCCGCTCCACGACCGCTGCGCGGTGCAAGCCTACACTGGGTGTCCCCCCGCGCACGAGCTCGCGGGGCTCCTCGGGGTCCCCTTCTTCGAGAAGCGGGCTGCCGCCGACAGCGACGGGTGGTGGAACATCTGGGAGGAGCCGCAGGTGCTCAGCTTGGAGGATCTGATCGTGCCCACCACCCCTTGCCATGGTTTCCAGCCTCTCCTCACACCATCATCGCCCAAG AACCGAAGCATCCCGTCAGAGGGAAAGATCAACGAGGAgatcctccggcagctcggcgAGCTCGCAGAGTCAGACGGCGGTGTGCAGGCAGCAGCAGGGCATGAGGATGCAGAGCAAGCTGGTGACCAGTTCCCTTCATGGGCACCGCCACAGTATATCACTGGGCATGGCAGTTTTGGAAGAGAGAACAGCCGTGAGGTTGCAACCATGCCTACACCGGGTTACGAG AATAGCAGCTGGAACAACAATGATTACCATGCCCTAAATGATGCATGCAAGGTCGAGATCGCATATGAGCAGGCTCCAGTCAGCTCAGCTGAAGCATGCCTGTCATCATTTGTTCCGATGTCGGAAATTTGTCCCAGTATGAGCAATGGTAGCAGTATGGAGGGTAACCACCAGGCAAATCCTGGCTTTGGTGTGCCGATGCAAGCTTTCCCCAAAAGGGGTGGCTTTGATGTTGTTCCCTGCCCTGACCGGGACTCCATCATTTCACGCTACAAAGAGAAGAGGAAGGCAAGAAG ATTCGATAAGCAGGTCCGATATGAGTCCCGCAAAGTTCGTGCTGATGGCAGGCTGAGGATCAAGGGGCGTTTTGCAAAGGCAAATCAGACTTAA
- the LOC133912510 gene encoding divinyl chlorophyllide a 8-vinyl-reductase, chloroplastic-like, whose protein sequence is MAALLFSSTRLSATTSTSSRPAPSFLSFPTTPSLITRRRSRALLLASSAPPPAPAPAAAAQPFRALPASETTVLVTGATGYIGRYVVRELLRRGHRVLAVARRSSGIRGRNSPEDVVSDLAPARVVFSDVTDPAALLADLSPHEPIHAAVCCLASRGGGVQDSWRVDYEATLHTLQAARGLGAAHFVLLSAICVQKPLLEFQRAKLKFEEELAGEAARDPAFTYSIVRPTAFFKSLGGQVETVKNGQPYVMFGDGKLCACKPISEDDLAAFIADCIFDEDKANKVLPIGGPGKALTPLEQGEMLFRLLGREPKFIKVPIQIMDGVIWVLDGLAKLFPGLEDAAEFGKIGRYYASESMLLLDPETGDYSDELTPSYGKDTLEQFFERVIREGMAGQELGEQTIF, encoded by the coding sequence ATGGCCgccctcctcttctcctccacCCGCCtctccgccaccacctccacctcctctcgcCCGGCGCCCAgcttcctctccttccccaccaCCCCCAGCCTCATCACTCGGCGTCGCAGCCGGGCCCTgctcctcgcctcctccgctccgccgcccgccccgGCCCCGGCTGCGGCGGCGCAGCCCTTCCGCGCGCTTCCAGCCTCCGAGACCACGGTCCTCGTCACGGGCGCCACGGGCTACATCGGCCGCTACGTCGTCCGGGAGCTCCTACGCCGGGGCCACCGCGTGCTCGCTGTGGCCCGCCGCAGCAGCGGTATCCGCGGCCGCAACTCCCCCGAGGACGTCGTCTCCGACCTCGCCCCGGCCCGCGTCGTCTTCTCCGACGTCACCGACCCGGCGGCCCTGCTCGCGGACCTCTCCCCGCACGAGCCCATCCACGCCGCCGTCTGCTGCCTCGccagccgcggcggcggcgtgcagGACTCGTGGCGCGTCGACTACGAGGCCACGCTGCACACGCTCCAGGCCGCGCGCGGGCTCGGCGCGGCGCATTTCGTGCTCCTCTCCGCCATCTGCGTCCAGAAGCCGCTCCTCGAGTTCCAGCGCGCCAAGCTCAAATTTGAGGAGGAGCTCGCCGGTGAGGCCGCGCGGGACCCCGCGTTCACCTACAGCATCGTCCGCCCCACGGCCTTCTTCAAGAGCCTCGGCGGCCAGGTCGAGACCGTCAAGAACGGCCAGCCGTACGTCATGTTCGGCGACGGCAAGCTCTGCGCCTGCAAGCCCATCAGCGAGGACGACCTCGCCGCCTTCATCGCCGACTGCATCTTCGACGAGGACAAGGCCAACAAGGTGCTGCCCATCGGCGGGCCCGGGAAGGCGCTCACGCCGCTGGAGCAGGGAGAGATGCTGTTCCGGCTGCTCGGGCGCGAGCCCAAGTTCATCAAGGTGCCCATCCAGATCATGGACGGTGTCATCTGGGTGCTCGATGGATTGGCCAAGCTGTTTCCGGGGCTGGAGGACGCCGCCGAGTTCGGCAAGATTGGGAGGTACTACGCATCGGAGAGCATGCTGCTGCTGGACCCGGAGACCGGGGACTACAGCGACGAGTTGACGCCAAGCTATGGCAAGGACACGCTCGAGCAGTTCTTTGAGAGGGTGATAAGGGAAGGGATGGCGGGGCAGGAGCTTGGCGAGCAGACCATATTCTAG
- the LOC133912511 gene encoding inactive beta-amylase 9-like, giving the protein MKNQQHQPHHTHPSRRKRKSESEANNASQSADVGSNDPMEAVLMLRAAAAAAASPARWRCFGEASLAGQGQPGVVRLGFARRSSGAVRARLGPARAHLSVEPRKDVTGADQVDDEEEDAGAVTLFVGLPADVVVSDGRAVNRPKAVSAALRALKLLGVDGVEMPVSWAIVQPGSGDLFEWAGYVAVAGMVRDAGLSLRVSLNTDGAALPRWVAAPDALFTDRSGHRREGCLSFAVDELPVLAGKSPLEAYEAFFRSFADVFEDFFGSTITDVTVSLGPNGELRYPSYPPGRCGSGVGEFQCYDKYMLARLKRHAESSGQPLWGLTGPHDGPRYDESPESSAFFREPGGSWKTEYGGFFLSWYTGELLGHGDRVLAAASRAFGGKPVELSAKVPLLHRSRPTEATAGLHGGYGPVAEMFARHACTVIASGVEDAAGSSPADELLVRIKDACSQHGARLAAESVPFAVAKDGARSTGAWAALLTAERTRPCQFTYQRMGAEFFSPAHWPQFVQFVRALECPEEVHEDDLPGAIDGGELLTVPSASEQGDAREVQTV; this is encoded by the exons ATGAAAAATCAGCAGCACCAACCACACCACACACACCCAAGCAGACGCAAGCGCAAAAGCGAAAGTGAAGCGAACAACGCATCCCAGTCTGCTGACGTGGGCAGTAACGACCCCATGGAGGCCGTGCTGATGctgcgggcggcggcggcggcggcggcttcgccGGCGAGGTGGAGGTGCTTCGGGGAGGCGTCGTTGGCTGGTCAAGGCCAGCCGGGCGTTGTACGGCTAGGCTTTGCGCGGCGTTCAAGTGGGGCCGTCCGGGCTAGGCTGGGCCCCGCGCGGGCCCACCTCTCCGTCGAGCCGCGCAAGGACGTCACCGGCGCCGATCAGgtggacgacgaggaggaggacgcgggGGCGGTAACGCTGTTCGTGGGCCTCCCCGCGGACGTGGTGGTCTCCGACGGCCGAGCGGTGAACCGCCCCAAGGCCGTGTCGGCCGCGCTGCGCGCGCTGAAGCTGCTCGGCGTTGACGGCGTGGAGATGCCGGTGTCCTGGGCCATCGTACAGCCTGGCTCTGGCGACTTGTTCGAGTGGGCCGGGTACGTCGCCGTTGCCGGCATGGTCCGCGACGCGGGGCTCAGCCTCCGTGTCTCGCTCAACACCGACGGGGCCGCGCTCCCCCGATGGGTCGCCGCCCCTGACGCCCTCTTCACAGACCGCTCCGGGCACCGCCGCGAGGGGTGCCTCTCCTTCGCCGTCGACGAGCTCCCGGTGCTCGCCGGCAAGTCGCCGCTCGAAGCATACGAAGCCTTCTTCCGCAGCTTCGCCGACGTTTTCGAAGATTTCTTTGGATCTACAATTACG GACGTGACTGTGAGCCTGGGTCCCAACGGCGAGCTCCGGTACCCGTCGTACCCGCCGGGGAGATGCGGCTCCGGGGTCGGCGAGTTCCAGTGCTACGACAAGTACATGCTGGCCAGGCTGAAGAGGCACGCCGAGTCTTCCGGGCAGCCGCTGTGGGGCCTGACAGGTCCGCACGACGGGCCGCGGTACGACGAGTCGCCGGAGTCGTCCGCATTCTTCAGGGAGCCCGGTGGCTCGTGGAAAACCGAGTACGGGGGCTTCTTCCTGTCCTGGTACACCGGGGAGCTCCTGGGCCACGGCGACCGCGTCCTGGCCGCAGCGTCCAGGGCGTTCGGCGGCAAGCCCGTCGAGCTGTCCGCCAAGGTGCCGCTCCTGCACAGGTCGCGCCCCACGGAGGCCACCGCCGGGCTCCACGGCGGGTACGGCCCGGTGGCCGAGATGTTCGCGCGGCACGCGTGTACGGTGATCGCGTCCGGCGTGGAGGACGCTGCCGGGTCAAGCCCGGCGGATGAGCTCCTGGTCCGGATCAAGGACGCCTGCTCACAGCACGGGGCGCGGCTCGCCGCGGAGAGCGTGCCGTTCGCCGTGGCGAAAGACGGGGCCCGCTCCACGGGCGCCTGGGCTGCGCTGCTAACCGCCGAGCGCACCCGGCCCTGCCAGTTCACGTACCAGCGGATGGGCGCGGAGTTCTTCTCGCCGGCCCACTGGCCGCAGTTCGTGCAGTTCGTGCGCGCCCTGGAGTGCCCGGAGGAGGTCCACGAGGACGACCTGCCGGGCGCCATTGACGGCGGCGAGCTGCTCACCGTGCCGTCCGCCTCCGAGCAGGGCGACGCGAGGGAGGTTCAGACCGTGTGA
- the LOC133912512 gene encoding tubby-like F-box protein 6 isoform X1 — translation MSFRSLIQEMRDEFGSISRHSLRSRSHRSGNAPREAAVGSSEEALQQSCWARLPPELLREVLVKIEASESWWPARRDVVACAGVCRTWRGIMKEIVRVPESSGKLTFPISLKQPGPRDGTLKCFIKRDRTTQTYYLYLGLTEALVDDGKFLLAARKCRKPTCTDYLISLDRDDISKGSSTYIGKLRSNFLGTKFTVYDAHPPYDGAVVSKSWSARAICSNQVSPRIPAGNYPVSHISYELNVLGSRGPRRMNCVMDSIPASAVEEGGKAPTQTEFPLSSLDSFPSIPFFRSKSAWIDSSTSQSSTEKEERLVLKNKSPRWHEQLQCWCLNFRGRVTVASVKNFQLVASDDNGPGNQEQDKVILQFGKIGKDLFTMDYRYPISTFQSFAICLSSFDTKIACE, via the exons atgTCTTTCAGGAGCCTGATTCAGGAGATGAGGGACGAGTTCGGGAGCATCTCGCGGCACAGCCTGCGGTCCCGGTCTCACCGGTCTGGGAACGCGCCGCGGGAAGCGGCCGTGGGGTCATCCGAGGAGGCGCTGCAGCAGAGCTGCTGGGCGCGGCTGCCCCCCGAGCTCCTGCGGGAGGTGCTGGTCAAGATCGAGGCGTCCGAGAGCTGGTGGCCGGCCCGCAGGGACGTTGTGGCGTGCGCGGGCGTCTGCCGGACCTGGAGGGGCATCATGAAGGAGATCGTGCGCGTCCCGGAGTCTTCGGGGAAGCTCACGTTCCCCATCTCACTCAAGCAG CCTGGCCCAAGGGATGGCACTCTTAAATGTTTCATCAAGAGGGACCGGACTACTCAGACGTACTATCTGTATCTTGGACTCACGGAAG CACTTGTTGATGATGGAAAGTTCCTACTTGCCGCACGCAAATGCCGAAAGCCCACATGCACGGACTACCTAATTTCTCTTGATAGGGATGATATCTCAAAGGGAAGCAGCACCTATATTGGCAAGCTAAG ATCAAACTTTCTCGGAACAAAGTTTACTGTCTATGATGCTCATCCCCCATATGATGGAGCGGTGGTTTCTAAGAGTTGGTCTGCACGTGCGATTTGTTCAAACCAGGTCTCTCCTAGAATTCCTGCTGGGAATTATCCAGTCTCACATATTTCTTACGAGCTGAATGTTCTGGGCTCCAG AGGTCCAAGAAGGATGAACTGTGTTATGGATTCCATCCCCGCATCAGCTGTTGAGGAAGGAGGGAAAGCTCCAACACAGACTGAATTTCCTCTTAGCAGCCTTGACTCTTTCCCATCAATTCCATTCTTCAGATCTAAATCTGCTTGGATAGACAGTTCAACTTCACAATCATCCACTGAGAAGGAGGAGAGGCTGGTGTTGAAGAACAAGTCTCCTAGGTGGCACGAGCAACTTCAGTGTTGGTGCCTCAATTTCCGAGGGCGGGTCACAGTTGCCTCGGTGAAAAATTTTCAGTTGGTGGCTTCAGATGATAATGGACCAGGGAACCAGGAGCAAGACAAAGTGATTCTCCAGTTTGGAAAGATTGGAAAGGACTTGTTCACCATGGACTACCGTTATCCAATATCGACATTTCAATCATTTGCAATTTGTCTGAGCAGTTTCGATACCAAAATAGCCTGTGAATAA
- the LOC133912512 gene encoding tubby-like F-box protein 6 isoform X2 produces MSFRSLIQEMRDEFGSISRHSLRSRSHRSGNAPREAAVGSSEEALQQSCWARLPPELLREVLVKIEASESWWPARRDVVACAGVCRTWRGIMKEIVRVPESSGKLTFPISLKQPGPRDGTLKCFIKRDRTTQTYYLYLGLTEDQTFSEQSLLSMMLIPHMMERWFLRVGLHVRFVQTRGPRRMNCVMDSIPASAVEEGGKAPTQTEFPLSSLDSFPSIPFFRSKSAWIDSSTSQSSTEKEERLVLKNKSPRWHEQLQCWCLNFRGRVTVASVKNFQLVASDDNGPGNQEQDKVILQFGKIGKDLFTMDYRYPISTFQSFAICLSSFDTKIACE; encoded by the exons atgTCTTTCAGGAGCCTGATTCAGGAGATGAGGGACGAGTTCGGGAGCATCTCGCGGCACAGCCTGCGGTCCCGGTCTCACCGGTCTGGGAACGCGCCGCGGGAAGCGGCCGTGGGGTCATCCGAGGAGGCGCTGCAGCAGAGCTGCTGGGCGCGGCTGCCCCCCGAGCTCCTGCGGGAGGTGCTGGTCAAGATCGAGGCGTCCGAGAGCTGGTGGCCGGCCCGCAGGGACGTTGTGGCGTGCGCGGGCGTCTGCCGGACCTGGAGGGGCATCATGAAGGAGATCGTGCGCGTCCCGGAGTCTTCGGGGAAGCTCACGTTCCCCATCTCACTCAAGCAG CCTGGCCCAAGGGATGGCACTCTTAAATGTTTCATCAAGAGGGACCGGACTACTCAGACGTACTATCTGTATCTTGGACTCACGGAAG ATCAAACTTTCTCGGAACAAAGTTTACTGTCTATGATGCTCATCCCCCATATGATGGAGCGGTGGTTTCTAAGAGTTGGTCTGCACGTGCGATTTGTTCAAACCAG AGGTCCAAGAAGGATGAACTGTGTTATGGATTCCATCCCCGCATCAGCTGTTGAGGAAGGAGGGAAAGCTCCAACACAGACTGAATTTCCTCTTAGCAGCCTTGACTCTTTCCCATCAATTCCATTCTTCAGATCTAAATCTGCTTGGATAGACAGTTCAACTTCACAATCATCCACTGAGAAGGAGGAGAGGCTGGTGTTGAAGAACAAGTCTCCTAGGTGGCACGAGCAACTTCAGTGTTGGTGCCTCAATTTCCGAGGGCGGGTCACAGTTGCCTCGGTGAAAAATTTTCAGTTGGTGGCTTCAGATGATAATGGACCAGGGAACCAGGAGCAAGACAAAGTGATTCTCCAGTTTGGAAAGATTGGAAAGGACTTGTTCACCATGGACTACCGTTATCCAATATCGACATTTCAATCATTTGCAATTTGTCTGAGCAGTTTCGATACCAAAATAGCCTGTGAATAA